The Vespula vulgaris chromosome 4, iyVesVulg1.1, whole genome shotgun sequence genome has a segment encoding these proteins:
- the LOC127062970 gene encoding basic helix-loop-helix neural transcription factor TAP codes for MSSEYSFCSEGGFDELSSSSDSGFDVSFESPKHELSADGLFPPAKEDKRKKTRNTRCKSPTQVLRLKRNRRIKANDRERHRMHTLNDALERLRMALPTFPEDTKLTKIETLRFAHNYIWALSQTLGNSESGEVTVNVGNVTVSISENGNMITSSTGSCAVAAQKRLGPSHAATFPYPQERFVPEWQEYDCYSDQSVSPPIPQQYQPCYEQRMYPHHQISQPHHHMTHHNSMYQCL; via the exons ATGTCATCGGAATATTCATTCTGTAGCGAGGGAGGCTTCGACGAACTATCCAGTTCATCCGACTCCGGCTTTGATGTCAGTTTCGAGTCTCCGAAACACGAATTATCCGCGGATGGTCTCTTTCCACCTGCGAAGGAAGACAAACGGAAGAAAACTCGGAATACGCGGTGCAAAAGTCCAACCCAg GTACTCAGATTGAAAAGGAATCGTCGGATAAAGGCAAACGATCGAGAACGGCACAGAATGCACACGCTGAACGATGCACTAGAAAGACTAAGGATGGCTTTACCTACGTTTCCCGAAGACACCAAGTTGACGAAGATCGAGACCCTTCGGTTCGCTCACAATTACATATGGGCTCTCTCTCAAACCTTAGGAAACTCTGAAAGCGGTGAGGTAACCGTCAACGTCGGCAATGTAACAGTCAGCATCAGTGAGAACGGTAACATGATCACGTCTTCGACCGGAAGTTGTGCTGTAGCTGCACAAAAACGACTTGGACCGAGTCACGCAGCGACATTTCCCTATCCTCAGGAAAGATTCGTGCCGGAATGGCAAGAATATGATTGCTATAGCGATCAGAGTGTCAGTCCACCGATACCACAACAATATCAGCCATGTTACGAGCAAAGGATGTATCCACATCATCAAATTTCTCAGCCACATCATCACATGACTCATCACAACAGCATGTATCAGTGCCTTTAA